Proteins encoded together in one Cyprinus carpio isolate SPL01 chromosome B14, ASM1834038v1, whole genome shotgun sequence window:
- the il12ba gene encoding interleukin 12Ba — translation MMFFLFLSTLLFLRSSADGSIKTAESYWTLKPNVLVVNVDASDDVNMVPLICGEAYEGENITWTRNNDENLEAQGNRIVVTVEAWKGGNFSCFSSEGSYLDHTLVLAQWPFRKIIKNTPEKGYIDCSTNNYGGSFKCKWEWGENRNGHVVHIKATRSHGGSNISCSVDDRGQSITCLDHDYCPYAEEVERINLTIYFRSSFVVEAYNTKFYIMDIVRPDVVPISRINKTSVEVTYPRSWNAPSSYFPLMFQVVRCRKREKCDCSKPNLQEILITQSHQLPVTKGTCVCVRARDEFCNSSWSDWSQYKCKTRENRKQRNREPKLKMQ, via the exons atgttttttctctttttgagtACGTTGTTGTTTCTCCGGTCCTCTGCTGATGGATCCATCAAAACAGCTGAGAGTTACTGGACACTTAAACCAAATG TGCTTGTAGTGAATGTCGATGCAAGTGATGATGTAAACATGGTGCCACTTATCTGTGGAGAAGCCTATGAAGGAGAAAATATTACATGGACCAGAAACAACGATGAAAATCTGGAGGCTCAAGGAAACAGGATTGTTGTCACAGTGGAGGCCTGGAAGGGGGGCAACTTCTCCTGTTTCAGCAGTGAGGGATCCTACCTAGACCACACACTGGTGCTGGCTCAGTGGCCCTTCAGGAAGATTATCAAGAATACTCCTGAGAAAG GTTACATTGATTGTTCAACAAATAACTACGGAGGTTCCTTCAAATGTAAATGGGAATGGGGTGAGAACAGGAATGGCCATGTTGTTCATATCAAAGCCACACG CTCTCATGGTGGAAGCAACATCAGCTGCAGTGTGGATGACAGAGGACAGTCTATCACATGTTTAGACCATGACTACTGTCCATATGCAGAGGAGGTGGAGCGCATCAACCTGACCATATACTTTAGAAGCAGCTTTGTTGTTGAAGCCTACAATACAAAGTTCTACATCATGGATATTG TGAGGCCTGATGTTGTGCCTATTAGTAGGATCAATAAAACATCTGTAGAGGTCACATATCCACGATCCTGGAACGCACCATCTTCCTACTTCCCTCTCATGTTCCAAGTGGTTCGCTGTCGGAAACGCGAGAAATGTGACTGCTCCAAACCGAACTTACAAGAG ATTTTAATCACACAAAGTCACCAGCTGCCAGTTACAAAagggacgtgtgtgtgtgtgagagccagGGATGAATTCTGCAATTCCTCATGGAGTGACTGGAGCCAGTACAA atgcaaaacCAGAGAAAACCGCAAGCAGAGGAACCGAGAACCAAAGTTAAAGATGCAATAA